A DNA window from Schistocerca gregaria isolate iqSchGreg1 chromosome 2, iqSchGreg1.2, whole genome shotgun sequence contains the following coding sequences:
- the LOC126335693 gene encoding gustatory receptor 68a-like: MKYADTKILSRKKENMKMLGGFLLAANVAVTVAVVATIARKYNRPYEHPKLVFSLFFGSLMTLQFTIFELELWSRFRLLNDGLTKAVPVPLTPASLEGVSPSTSACRLRQLLEAYTSLRRAAQLLQCHFGAPVALSVAQSVCCSTCSAYEVLLTQLRPQWAEQLPLSPSVGNSLLWLSYHWLRLTMVSLSCAAVEHEAANTTELVLRAAVASEGRCADLESFLLLVTHGPTLRFSAAGFFIVNRRLLVSALAIVLTYLIILGQLTPKL, from the coding sequence ATGAAGTACGCAGATACCAAAATACTgtcaaggaaaaaagaaaatatgaagatgcTGGGTGGTTTTCTACTAGCTGCCAACGTGGCAGTTACGGTAGCCGTCGTCGCCACTATTGCACGAAAATATAACAGACCCTACGAACACCCAAAACTCGTATTCTCCCTTTTCTTCGGCTCTCTGATGACGCTGCAGTTCACTATATTCGAACTAGAACTGTGGTCCAGGTTCCGCTTGTTAAACGACGGACTTACGAAGGCTGTTCCAGTGCCACTCACGCCGGCGTCCCTTGAAGGAGTTTCACCATCGACATCTGCCTGCAGACTGCGCCAGCTGTTGGAGGCGTACACTTCCCTTAGACGTGCCGCACAGCTGTTGCAGTGCCACTTCGGTGCTCCCGTGGCTCTCAGCGTGGCGCAGTCGGTGTGCTGTTCCACTTGCAGCGCCTACGAAGTGCTACTGACGCAGCTGCGGCCTCAGTGGGCAGAGCAGCTGCCACTAAGTCCCTCGGTGGGCAACTCGCTCTTGTGGCTCTCCTACCACTGGCTCCGGCTGACCATGGTGTCGCTGTCCTGCGCTGCAGTCGAGCACGAGGCGGCGAATACCACCGAACTCGTCCTGAGGGCCGCCGTAGCGTCTGAGGGCCGCTGTGCCGACCTGGAGTCTTTCTTGTTGCTCGTAACACACGGGCCAACATTGCGTTTCTCCGCAGCCGGATTCTTCATCGTCAACCGCCGCCTTCTGGTCTCAGCACTAGCTATTGTCCTTACTTACTTAATCATTCTGGGACAGCTCACCCCGAAACTGTGA